One window of the Acinetobacter defluvii genome contains the following:
- the mobQ gene encoding MobQ family relaxase — MAIYHCTTKTVNRSSGRTAVASMAYRAGEKLTDERTGLTHDFTKKEGVVYTEILSNLDTELDRSKVWNLAEKSENRKDARTAREWVIALPDELDEEQRKELAREFAQSLVDRYGVVADLAIHAPSKGGDDKNHHAHILLTTRKAELDTENKLVLTQKSEIELSNTKRKSLGMGTSQEEIKQIRATWANLANHALEYAGYRERIDHRSYADQGNQLQATIHEGSKVTQMRRKGIDTEISRFNDTIKQQNSQQLQYKQQHKEQTLEQGFNRVEKGFEQWKKDQEAKRLELEHKKQLKLQQEQAMKLKQRKSMNRNGPSL, encoded by the coding sequence ATGGCAATTTATCACTGTACGACTAAGACCGTTAACCGAAGTTCGGGACGAACTGCGGTTGCCTCTATGGCTTATCGTGCAGGGGAAAAGTTGACAGATGAACGGACAGGATTAACGCACGACTTCACGAAAAAAGAAGGTGTAGTGTATACAGAGATTCTTTCTAACTTGGATACTGAATTAGACCGAAGCAAAGTGTGGAATCTGGCGGAAAAATCAGAAAATCGGAAAGATGCCCGAACCGCACGTGAATGGGTAATTGCTCTACCGGACGAGCTGGATGAAGAACAGCGAAAAGAACTAGCAAGAGAGTTTGCCCAATCTTTAGTAGACCGTTATGGGGTGGTTGCAGATTTAGCGATTCATGCACCTAGCAAAGGTGGAGATGATAAAAACCATCATGCACATATCTTACTGACAACTCGCAAAGCAGAATTAGATACTGAAAATAAACTGGTCCTCACTCAAAAATCGGAAATTGAGTTAAGTAACACCAAAAGAAAAAGCTTAGGCATGGGAACAAGCCAGGAAGAAATTAAACAGATTCGAGCCACCTGGGCAAACTTAGCCAATCATGCTCTGGAATATGCAGGGTATCGGGAAAGAATCGACCACCGCAGTTATGCCGATCAAGGTAATCAGCTACAGGCCACCATACATGAAGGCAGTAAAGTCACCCAGATGCGCAGAAAGGGCATAGATACTGAAATTAGCCGTTTCAACGACACGATCAAACAGCAGAACAGTCAACAGCTCCAATACAAACAACAGCACAAGGAACAGACCTTAGAACAGGGTTTTAACCGTGTTGAAAAAGGCTTTGAGCAATGGAAGAAAGATCAGGAAGCTAAACGCCTAGAACTGGAACATAAAAAGCAGTTAAAGCTACAGCAAGAACAAGCGATGAAGCTGAAACAACGCAAAAGCATGAATAGAAATGGGCCTTCCCTATGA